The Bradyrhizobium guangxiense genomic sequence GATCTGGACAGCGACAGTAAGCGCGACTAGCATTCTCGAAAATTGAATTCTTCCGAACGCTACCATCTCAAAAGCGAAACGGTGCAATGGAACTCAGCGACATCCAGACCTTCGCCGCGGTCGCCCGCACCGGCGGCATCACCCGCGCCGCCGAGGAGCTCAACACGGTGCAATCCAACGTCACCCAGCGCGTCAAGGCGCTGGAAGCCGAGATCGGCACGCCGCTGTTCGAACGCCACAGCCGCGGCATGACGCTGACCGGCGCCGGCAAGCGTCTCCTGCCCTATGCACAGCGGATGGCTGCGCTATCGCGCGAAGCCGTGCTGGCCGCGCGTGACGATGGCGAGCCGAAGGGACCGCTCGCGATCGGTTCGATGGAGACCACAGCGGCGGTGCGGCTGCCGCCGCTCCTCGCCGACTTCCACCGCCGCTTTCCCGCGGTGCGGCTGTCCTTGCGTACCGCACCGACCGCCGACCTCGTCGCCGGCGTGCTCGACGGCACGCTCGATGGCGCCTTCGTCGCAGGCCCCATCACGCACGCCGACCTCACCGCAACGAGCGCGTTCCGCGAGGAGCTGGTGCTGGTCGGCGCGCGACGCTGGAGCTCGCTCGCCGAATTGCGCGCCGGCACGCCGGACTCCGGCCCGACCGCGCTGGTGTTCCGCACCGGCTGCACTTACCGCCAAAGGCTCGAACAGATCTTCGTCGAGTTCGGTTGGCCGTCGGCAGCGCGCTTCGAGCTCGGCACGCTCGACGGCATGATCGGTTGCGTCGCCGCCGACATGGGCGTGACGTTGCTGCCGCGCGCGGTCGTCGAGCGTAGCGCGATGAACGGCAGTGTTTCGATCCACACGTTGAGCGCCTCGCACGCGCGCGTCGAGACCCTCTTCATCCAGCGCCGCGCCGGACACCAATACAGCGCGTTGCAAGGTTTTGCCGCTTGCCTGAAGACCGACGAGGACGTCATCGCGGCCTGACGCGGTGACGCCACCTCGGTATTTCAGCATCCTTTAGAGCCGAATGTCCTCGTAGGACTCGATCCGCCGCGGGCCGACCGAGGTTGCCTCGTGCGAATCCGCATCGGTGAGAGTGCCGAAATCCAGCTTGGTCAACCTCGTCAAATCCGCGATCGAGACCTGGAAGACGCTGACATCCTCCTCGGACATCCGCTCGCGCAAATCCACCTCCTGAATGCGATCGATCTCCGTGATCAGCTTTCGCTGGCTCATGAGGAAGGCCGCCGCCTTGAGAGCGTCGTCATCCTCGTTGCGCCGGATCAGGATCTTCCAGAAATATTTCGGGATTTGAACGCCGCCGAAGCTCGGATCCTTGTGCGGCCGGCCTGCCGGATTGGGAAGATCGGATCCATCGGCGTCCGGCCCGTCGAACACCGGACCGTTCATGACGATGCCCTTCGCCTCGCCTTCGAGCAGGACATCGCGCGTATAATCCTCCAGTCCCGCCCACAGCTGCTTGCCCTGGTTGAACGAGAAGAACTGCGGCGAGCAATTGGTGAAGTGGAAGGAATCATCGCCATGCTGCTTGGCCGCAGTGACGGTGTCGCCCCAGGTCGCATCCAGGCGGCGCACGAGATGACCGCGGTCAAACGGATTCTTGCTGCGATCCGCCTCGAAGGTGGCCTGCTTGCGGTAGAACTCGTCGCCGATCTGGGCATCGTCGTCGATGCGCGGATCGCGTAGCCAGGAATCACCCTCGCGCTTGCCGACGTCCTGCTGCTTGCCGCCGTCGATGTTGACGCAGCTGAAGAAGGCGAGCCGACGCTCCTTGTTCATGACCACGCTGTAGTTGAAATATTTCAGCTCGGATTGCTTGGAGCTTCCCTTGAGCATCGCGATCTTGGGCTTGAGGGAGGCCGGAATCTTCGGCAACGGCACCGCGAATTTGCCGCTGCCGAGAAAGTTCGCCTTGTATCCGGGACGCGATTTGAGCGTGCTCTGATCGATATGCACGCTCTCCATCGGCAGGCCGTTGTTCGCACTGATGTGAGGCAGCAGGCCGGCCGGCGGGGGGATCAACGGCGTGCCGCCGTTCTGCATGCCGCCGTTCGTCGTGCCTCCGTTGCCCCCCACAGGTCCCGGCACCGGTGCCGGCGGCGCGAACGGGATGTCCTTCCTCAACATCGGCAAGGGGACGCGGATCGGGACCACGAGCGAGGTTCCGTCGAGGGACTGCTCGACCCAGACACTGGCGCCGAAAGCAGGTGCGGCAGCCGGTGCCCGGACTTTCGCGATCTCTTGCCGGATCGGCGGCTCCTCCTCGTCCAGCACCGGCTTGATCAGCGGATGGGAGCCGACGGCAACCTTGAGATCGGCGACGATCGCGCTGATCCGGATGCCTTCATTGGCGATCCAGTCGATCAGAGTCTCGTCCATCGAGGGCTTCCACACCTTGCCGTCCTTGGTCAGGGTGCGGCCCTGAGAATCCTTGCGGGGAACGCCGCTGTGATGCAGCGCGACCACCTGCCAGAAGCGGTTGAACGCGGGCGAGCCAGACGATCCCGCGGTCGTGTCGGTGTTGTACCAGAGGAAGTCGCCGACATATTTGAGCAGCTTGTTCTCGCGGACGCAGACCTGCTTCATCTGCCCGCTCGGATGCTGGATGATGGTGAGGTACTCGCCGGGATCTGCCTTGCCGGGCGCGCCGCTGAGCGGCACCCAGCCGAAATCCTCGAGCTCCTCTCCGCCCGACAGCGAGGTCGGCGTCACCGCGACGATCGAAAAATCGAGCCCGTCGTTGGTGTAGAAGAACTTGCCCGGCTCGAAGCCGAACCGCACCGGCACGCGCTCCTGCCCTGCGACGTCGAGCTCATAGTTGAAATCGGCGATCGAATTGGCGGCTTCGGCCGGCTTGCCGAAGACGTGATGGTTCGTCAGCAACAGGCCTGGGCCGATCAGGAAGCCCGAACCATAGCCGAGCAGGTTCGACTTGAGATCCCTGAGCTGGATGCGGCAGACCGAGCGCGAGGCGGCGGTCCCTTTGGCGAGATAATTGATGCTGTCCAGATCATTGCCCTGGATGATCCGCTCCAGGCCGATCTCGGCCTTCTCCACGTCCTGCGTCTCGGCCAGCAGCTGGCGCTGGCGCAGGCGCATCTTTTCGACGGTCATCTCGATCGGACCGTCGCCCAATTTCCGGTTCAAGGCTTCGGGTGAGAACTCGGCTTGCTTGAATCGCCTTTCTGAGCCCGCGATCAGGCTTGGCTTGATGAGCATCGTGACCTCTCAAATGGCTGGGCGAATATTGGACGTGGTCGGCGCCCCAAAAAATTGACGCCAAGTTGCAGCGCAGGCCGGACTGCCGGTCGCTGCGGAAATCGGGGGCATGCCCCCGACACTACTTTAGACCTGTATATCTACTGCCACGCAACCACGCGGCATCATGCCATGGTCTGCAACCTCACCAGTGTGAGATTTCCCACACTTGATCGACGCAGCTGGGCATCGCGATCTCGCGGCGGCTTGCGGCCGGCGGACGATCTACCGCTTCAGGTACCACCGCCGCAGCGCCACGATCGCCCAGATCGCTTCGACCAGACCGAACGGCCAGGCGCCCTGGAG encodes the following:
- a CDS encoding LysR family transcriptional regulator, which codes for MELSDIQTFAAVARTGGITRAAEELNTVQSNVTQRVKALEAEIGTPLFERHSRGMTLTGAGKRLLPYAQRMAALSREAVLAARDDGEPKGPLAIGSMETTAAVRLPPLLADFHRRFPAVRLSLRTAPTADLVAGVLDGTLDGAFVAGPITHADLTATSAFREELVLVGARRWSSLAELRAGTPDSGPTALVFRTGCTYRQRLEQIFVEFGWPSAARFELGTLDGMIGCVAADMGVTLLPRAVVERSAMNGSVSIHTLSASHARVETLFIQRRAGHQYSALQGFAACLKTDEDVIAA
- a CDS encoding DNA/RNA non-specific endonuclease, which translates into the protein MNRKLGDGPIEMTVEKMRLRQRQLLAETQDVEKAEIGLERIIQGNDLDSINYLAKGTAASRSVCRIQLRDLKSNLLGYGSGFLIGPGLLLTNHHVFGKPAEAANSIADFNYELDVAGQERVPVRFGFEPGKFFYTNDGLDFSIVAVTPTSLSGGEELEDFGWVPLSGAPGKADPGEYLTIIQHPSGQMKQVCVRENKLLKYVGDFLWYNTDTTAGSSGSPAFNRFWQVVALHHSGVPRKDSQGRTLTKDGKVWKPSMDETLIDWIANEGIRISAIVADLKVAVGSHPLIKPVLDEEEPPIRQEIAKVRAPAAAPAFGASVWVEQSLDGTSLVVPIRVPLPMLRKDIPFAPPAPVPGPVGGNGGTTNGGMQNGGTPLIPPPAGLLPHISANNGLPMESVHIDQSTLKSRPGYKANFLGSGKFAVPLPKIPASLKPKIAMLKGSSKQSELKYFNYSVVMNKERRLAFFSCVNIDGGKQQDVGKREGDSWLRDPRIDDDAQIGDEFYRKQATFEADRSKNPFDRGHLVRRLDATWGDTVTAAKQHGDDSFHFTNCSPQFFSFNQGKQLWAGLEDYTRDVLLEGEAKGIVMNGPVFDGPDADGSDLPNPAGRPHKDPSFGGVQIPKYFWKILIRRNEDDDALKAAAFLMSQRKLITEIDRIQEVDLRERMSEEDVSVFQVSIADLTRLTKLDFGTLTDADSHEATSVGPRRIESYEDIRL